Proteins found in one Populus alba chromosome 14, ASM523922v2, whole genome shotgun sequence genomic segment:
- the LOC118041581 gene encoding reticulon-like protein B5 — protein sequence MAEQSENPIESVMGKISEKIHQDSSSSDSESDSEKKSYPSESVKDKIWRLFGREKPVHRVLGGGKPADVFLWRNKKVSAGVLGFATAIWVLFELVEYNLLTLVCHILILSLALLFLWSNALAFINKSPPRIPQVHLPEEPILQVASALCVEINGAFMVLRSIAAGKDLKKFLIVIAGLWVMSIVGSWCHFLTLFYICFVLLHTVPVFYEKFEDKIDPLAEKAMIEIKRQYAVFDAKVLSKIPVAALKAKKV from the exons ATGGCGGAGCAATCAGAGAATCCGATTGAGTCAGTCATGGGGAAGATTAGCGAGAAAATTCATCAGGATTCGTCGTCGTCTGATTCGGAGTCCGATTCAGAGAAGAAATCGTATCCTTCCGAGTCGGTGAAGGACAAGATTTGGCGGTTGTTTGGTCGAGAAAAACCTGTTCATCGTGTTCTCGGTGGTGGAAAGC CTGCTGATGTGTTTTTGTGGAGGAACAAGAAGGTTTCAGCTGGTGTACTTGGTTTTGCGACAGCAATCTGGGTCCTTTTTGAGTTGGTCGAATACAACTTGCTTACTCTAGTGTGCCATATCTTGATACTCTCTCTTGCACTCTTGTTCCTCTGGTCTAATGCTCTCGCTTTTATCAACAA GAGTCCTCCTCGCATCCCACAAGTTCATCTTCCAGAGGAACCAATCCTGCAGGTTGCTTCAGCACTGTGTGTTGAGATTAACGGTGCATTTATGGTCTTGCGCAGTATTGCAGCAGGAAAAGACTTGAAGAAGTTTCTCATT GTTATCGCCGGACTGTGGGTCATGTCAATTGTGGGGAGTTGGTGCCATTTCTTGACcttgttttatatat GCTTCGTTCTGCTACACACTGTACCCGTTTTCTATGAGAAGTTCGAGGACAAAATCGACCCCTTGGCGGAGAAGGCGATGATTGAGATCAAAAGGCAATATGCGGTCTTCGATGCTAAGGTTCTGAGCAAGATCCCAGTGGCCGCTTTGAAAGCCAAGAAAGTTTAG
- the LOC118041580 gene encoding golgin candidate 4 — translation MMWSSIANLKQNLEKIALDVHEDVEDLEIHASTNGYDSSVSDRRNSHRFAHSKSVSPSPIANGNDSPYTFEIEQYKAQIKRLQESEAEIKALSLNYAAILKEKEDQISRLNQENGSLKQNLDSTKEALNVSRNEHRRASTSSIKESGDQSPKRPHRSATQAKSRGGNQIQNGVFPKHDGMGNGILHDVYPDVIQSEMETKKDKELADLLEEKNRSLKAVKDTHELEIKELRTELEKERCKSANIQIKLQEEQSINKSFQEELRILNMDHHKTSVDVSKIHNELNEKTSEIRQLQIELSRREDEDPNVNVKSLKRVIATLEKENANLKMERNELEAALKRSKNSSPNETSPDGKVDSTTTFPRKEEMELLLQKLERDLKETCHEKEKALQQLARLKQHLLEKELKIGKMDEDSKIIEELRQSNECQKAQILHLEKALKQAIAGQEEVRMMNSNEIQKSKEMTEDLKKKLANCMSTIESKNVELLNLQTALGQYFAEVEAKDYLERQLALTKEESAKRFQLLKEAEIGTEESKREKEEILAKLSDVERKFAEGKSRVNKLEEDNAKLRRAVEQSMSRLNRMSMDSDYLVDRRIVIKLLVTYFQRNHSKEVLDLMVRMLGFSDEDKQRIGVAQQGGKGVVRGVLGLPGRLVGGILGGSAAGVQMNLASDNQSFADMWVDFLLKETEEREKRESGQDTGRPNEDSQGRSPNATGVSSSVPNHGTSTSGPNLSTAQNHGPVAPRGNSLPFAHIESEFSTVPLTSLDSSSRISRLLTKH, via the exons ATGATGTGGAGCTCCATTGCGAATTTGAAGCAAAACCTTGAAAAGATTGCACTTGATGTTCATGAAGACGTTGAGGATCTCGAGATCCATGCTTCCACCAATGGCTACGATTCTTCGGTCTCTGATCGGAGGAACTCTCACCGTTTCGCGCATTCGAAGTCGGTCTCACCGTCTCCTATTGCGAATGGGAATGACTCACCGTACACTTTTGAG ATTGAACAGTACAAAGCACAAATCAAAAGGCTCCAGGAATCCGAGGCGGAGATTAAAGCATTATCTCTGAATTATGCAGCTatattaaaagagaaagag GATCAGATTTCTAGATTGAACCAAGAAAATGGTTCGTTGAAGCAAAATTTGGATTCGACAAAGGAGGCTCTCAATGTGTCTAGAAATGAGCATCGAAGAGCATCAACAAGTAGCATCAAG GAAAGTGGCGACCAATCACCCAAACGACCACATAGATCTGCAACTCAAGCAAAAAGCCGTGGTGGAAATCAAATACAAAACGGAGTCTTTCCAAAACATGATGGAATGGGCAATGGAATATTACATGATGTTTATCCTGATGTGATTCAGAGTGAGATGGAAACCAAGAAGGACAAG GAGCTTGCAGATTTGCTGGAGGAGAAAAATAGGTCCCTGAAAGCTGTGAAAGATACTCATGAGTTGGAAATAAAAGAGCTAAGAACTGAACTTGAAAAAGAACGCTGCAAATCAGCAAATATACAGATAAAATTGCAAG AGGAACAAAGTATTAACAAATCTTTTCAGGAGGAGCTCCGGATTCTAAATATGGACCATCACAAA ACCTCAGTAGATGTGAGCAAAATTCATAatgaattgaatgaaaaaacatcagaGATAAGACAATTGCAGATAGAGTTGAGTAGGCGGGAAGATGAAGATCCCAATGTCAATGTAAAGAGTTTGAAAAGAGTCATTGCAACTTTAGAGAAGGAAAATGCTAATCTCAAG ATGGAAAGGAATGAACTTGAGGCTGCTTTGAAAAGAAGCAAGAACTCTTCTCCTAATGAAACTTCTCCAGATGGG AAAGTGGATTCAACTACAACTTTTCCTAGAAAGGAGGAAATGGAGCTATTGCTGCAAAAATTGGAGAGAGATTTGAAGGAAACATGCCATGAAAAGGAGAAAGCATTGCAACAATTGGCCCGTCTCAAACAGCATTTGTTGGAAAAG GAATTGAAAATCGGAAAAATGGATGAAGACAGTAAGATCATTGAAGAACTCCGTCAGAGTAATGAATGTCAAAAGGCTCAAATATTACATTTGGAGAAAGCTCTAAAGCAGGCAATTGCAGGCCAGGAGGAAGTCAGGATGATGAACAGCAATGAAATCCAGAAGTCCAAAGAAATGActgaagatttgaaaaaaaaacttgcaaactGTATGAGCACAATAGAATCAAAAAATGTTGAACTTCTAAATCTTCAAACTGCTCTTGGGCAGTATTTTGCTGAAGTTGAAGCAAAG GACTATTTGGAGCGACAGCTGGCTTTGACAAAAGAAGAATCAGCTAAGCGTTTTCAACTTTTGAAA GAAGCAGAGATAGGGACAGAAGAATCAAAGagggagaaagaagaaattTTAGCCAAGCTTTCAGACGTTGAAAGGAAGTTTGCAGAAGGGAAGAGCAGAGTGAATAAGCTCGAGGAAGACAATGCAAAACTTCGTCGTGCTGTTGAGCAGAGTATGAGCAGACTCAATAGGATGTCCATGGATTCTGATTATCTAGTTGACAG GCGCATTGTGATTAAATTACTAGTGACCTACTTCCAGAGAAACCACAGCAAAGAG GTTTTGGATCTTATGGTTCGAATGCTTGGGTTCTCAGATGAAGACAAGCAGAGAATAGGTGTAGCTCAACAAGGTGGAAAAGGTGTTGTTCGTGGGGTTTTGGGGCTACCTGGTCGCCTAGTTGGTGGGATCTTGGGTGGAAGTGCAGCTGGTGTTCAAATGAATTTGGCATCCGATAAccag TCCTTTGCAGATATGTGGGTTGATTTTCTTCTCAAGGAAACTGAAGAAAGGGAAAAGAGGGAATCTGGGCAAGATACAGGTAGACCCAATGAAGACTCGCAAGGAAGGAGTCCAAATGCTACTGGGGTTAGTTCGTCCGTGCCCAACCATGGAACTAGCACATCTGGACCAAATCTTTCTACAGCTCAAAATCATGGTCCTGTAGCCCCTCGAGGAAATTCGCTGCCATTTGCACATATCGAGTCCGAGTTCTCAACAGTTCCTTTAACATCCTTGGACAGCTCTTCTCGGATTTCAAGACTGCTCACAAAACATTGA
- the LOC118041579 gene encoding U11/U12 small nuclear ribonucleoprotein 59 kDa protein isoform X2: protein MHPVPFHATPAAPPPPWFPMLPPNPPQSTPFWDTKNVHDRLKELQDTLTLATSMQKELEMLMTIKSTEGSVEEGEGESTDPYACGLYEYLKDRKIDLEAQESLSVNAANALMSRLRAQLEPFRVIIDDSTPWEEKSMAARLSNKILKSKRNKLWRKRKRQRAAEIRTKEHEQFDQADHVADEWRAREIAKDAAQLKVEKMKEIAKLKAKEERKRLESELELVLVVEKLQELRSIRIQKLKKQGHFLPEEDDKFLERVRAAVEEEERQAMAAAETDAAKGAIATAEESRKTIQSGGLHSKDASDDKDGMKESNDEINESTDNLGSGATPGPSGEKGTKGQVYGGAYDSVANLPIEFYHYYHGSNNDMGTLIEVRRTWDAYIRPGGR, encoded by the exons ATGCATCCGGTTCCTTTTCATGCGACTCCTGCTGCACCTCCTCCTCCCTGGTTCCCGATGTTACCCCCTAATCCACCACAGTCGACTCCTTTTTGGGATACCAAAAATGTGCATGATCGGCTGAAAGAGTTACAGGACACGTTAACTCTTGCCACATCAAT GCAGAAAGAGCTTGAGATGTTGATGACAATCAAAAGCACTGAAGGGTCTGTGgaagaaggggaaggggaatcTACCGACCCTTATGCCTGTGGGTTGTACGAGTATTTGAAAGATAGGAAAATTGATTTGGAAGCACAGGAATCACTTTCGGTGAATGCTGCAAATGCTTTGATGTCAAGATTAAGAGCTCAATTAGAGCCATTTAGAGTAATCATAGATGATTCCACTCCATGGGAAGAGAAATCGATGGCAGCTAGATTgtctaataaaatattgaagtccAAGCGTAATAAACTttggaggaagaggaagagacaACGTGCTGCAGAAATCCGCACAAAG GAGCATGAACAATTTGACCAAGCTGATCACGTAGCTGATGAGTGGAGGGCTAGGGAGATAGCAAAGGATGCTGCACAACTCAAG GTGGAAAAGATGAAAGAAATTGCAAAGCTTAAAGcaaaagaagagaggaagaggCTAGAATCTGAG CTTGAGCTGGTATTGGTCGTGGAGAAGTTGCAAGAATTGCGCTCCATCAGGATtcaaaaattgaagaaacaag GACATTTTCTCCCCGAGGAGGATGACAAGTTTCTTGAGAGAGTTCGAGCTGCAGTTGAGGAAGAAGAGCGCCAAGCAATGGCTGCAGCTGAAACAGATGCTGCCAAGGGTGCCATTGCAACAGCTGAGGAATCTAGGAAAACAATCCAGAGTGGTGGGCTGCACTCAAAAGATGCAAGTGATGACAAAGATGGAATGAAGGAAAgtaatgatgaaataaatgagAGCACGGACAATTTAGGCTCTGGTGCAACTCCTGGTCCATCTGGAGAAAAAGGAACTAAAGGTCAAGTTTATGGTGGAGCTTATGATTCTGTAGCAAATTTGCCAATTGAATTCTACCACTACTATCATGGCAGCAATAATGACATGGGCACACTTATCGAG GTTAGAAGAACATGGGATGCGTATATAAGACCGGGAGGAAGGTAA
- the LOC118041579 gene encoding U11/U12 small nuclear ribonucleoprotein 59 kDa protein isoform X1, translating to MHPVPFHATPAAPPPPWFPMLPPNPPQSTPFWDTKNVHDRLKELQDTLTLATSMQKELEMLMTIKSTEGSVEEGEGESTDPYACGLYEYLKDRKIDLEAQESLSVNAANALMSRLRAQLEPFRVIIDDSTPWEEKSMAARLSNKILKSKRNKLWRKRKRQRAAEIRTKEHEQFDQADHVADEWRAREIAKDAAQLKVEKMKEIAKLKAKEERKRLESELELVLVVEKLQELRSIRIQKLKKQGHFLPEEDDKFLERVRAAVEEEERQAMAAAETDAAKGAIATAEESRKTIQSGGLHSKDASDDKDGMKESNDEINESTDNLGSGATPGPSGEKGTKGQVYGGAYDSVANLPIEFYHYYHGSNNDMGTLIEVRRTWDAYIRPGGSRIPGHWVQPPPPADDIWASYLVRPK from the exons ATGCATCCGGTTCCTTTTCATGCGACTCCTGCTGCACCTCCTCCTCCCTGGTTCCCGATGTTACCCCCTAATCCACCACAGTCGACTCCTTTTTGGGATACCAAAAATGTGCATGATCGGCTGAAAGAGTTACAGGACACGTTAACTCTTGCCACATCAAT GCAGAAAGAGCTTGAGATGTTGATGACAATCAAAAGCACTGAAGGGTCTGTGgaagaaggggaaggggaatcTACCGACCCTTATGCCTGTGGGTTGTACGAGTATTTGAAAGATAGGAAAATTGATTTGGAAGCACAGGAATCACTTTCGGTGAATGCTGCAAATGCTTTGATGTCAAGATTAAGAGCTCAATTAGAGCCATTTAGAGTAATCATAGATGATTCCACTCCATGGGAAGAGAAATCGATGGCAGCTAGATTgtctaataaaatattgaagtccAAGCGTAATAAACTttggaggaagaggaagagacaACGTGCTGCAGAAATCCGCACAAAG GAGCATGAACAATTTGACCAAGCTGATCACGTAGCTGATGAGTGGAGGGCTAGGGAGATAGCAAAGGATGCTGCACAACTCAAG GTGGAAAAGATGAAAGAAATTGCAAAGCTTAAAGcaaaagaagagaggaagaggCTAGAATCTGAG CTTGAGCTGGTATTGGTCGTGGAGAAGTTGCAAGAATTGCGCTCCATCAGGATtcaaaaattgaagaaacaag GACATTTTCTCCCCGAGGAGGATGACAAGTTTCTTGAGAGAGTTCGAGCTGCAGTTGAGGAAGAAGAGCGCCAAGCAATGGCTGCAGCTGAAACAGATGCTGCCAAGGGTGCCATTGCAACAGCTGAGGAATCTAGGAAAACAATCCAGAGTGGTGGGCTGCACTCAAAAGATGCAAGTGATGACAAAGATGGAATGAAGGAAAgtaatgatgaaataaatgagAGCACGGACAATTTAGGCTCTGGTGCAACTCCTGGTCCATCTGGAGAAAAAGGAACTAAAGGTCAAGTTTATGGTGGAGCTTATGATTCTGTAGCAAATTTGCCAATTGAATTCTACCACTACTATCATGGCAGCAATAATGACATGGGCACACTTATCGAG GTTAGAAGAACATGGGATGCGTATATAAGACCGGGAGGAAG CCGCATACCAGGGCACTGGGTTCAGCCACCACCGCCAGCAGATGATATATGGGCATCCTACCTCGTTAGGCCTAAATGA